A genomic region of Palaemon carinicauda isolate YSFRI2023 chromosome 11, ASM3689809v2, whole genome shotgun sequence contains the following coding sequences:
- the LOC137649899 gene encoding pro-resilin-like: protein MIAKTCLALALVATVLGAPSQPSYGYDPQPTHEEPAKYDFNYAVKDDYSGNDFGHQEARDGYDTQGSYYVLLPDGRLQKVSYNVNGDSGFVAEVTYEGEPQYNPAPSYA from the exons ATGATTGCTAAG ACCTGTTTGGCTTTGGCCTTAGTTGCCACTGTCTTGGGTGCTCCATCCCAGCCTTCCTATGGCTACGACCCTCAACCTACTCACGAG gaaccagccaagtacgacttcaactacgccgtcaaggacgactactcgggcaacgacttcggccaccaggaagcccgtgatggctacgacactcagggatcctactacgtgctccttcccgacggtcgcctgcagaaggtgtcctacaacgtcaacggggactcgggtttcgtggctgaggtcacttacgagggagagcctCAGTACAATCCAGCGCCCTCTTATGCTTAA
- the LOC137649578 gene encoding pro-resilin-like, with amino-acid sequence MSRTDDGRCDSEERLWEGGPFSCSHKRLLPLSRQICLLLSLVAAVFGGPSQPQYGYAPPPSHEEPAKYDFNYAVKDDYSGNDFGHQEARDGYDTQGSYYVLLPDGRLQKVSYNVNGDSGFVAEVTYEGEPQYNPAPSYA; translated from the exons ATGTCAAGGACAGATGATGGGCGTTGTGACAGCGAAGAACGTCTTTGGGAGGGAGGACCTTTCTCCTGCAGCCACAAGAGGCTCCTCCCTCTTAGTC GGCAGATTTGTTTGTTGTTGTCCCTTGTGGCTGCCGTTTTTGGTGGCCCCTCCCAGCCCCAGTATGGATACGCCCCTCCCCCATCTCACGAG gaaccagccaagtacgacttcaactacgccgtcaaggacgactactcgggcaacgacttcggccaccaggaagcccgtgatggctacgacactcagggatcctactacgtgctccttcccgacggtcgcctgcagaaggtgtcctacaacgtcaacggggactcgggtttcgtggctgaggtcacttacgagggagagcctCAGTACAATCCAGCGCCCTCTTATGCTTAA
- the LOC137649581 gene encoding pro-resilin-like, translating into MIAKICLLLSLVAAVFGGPSQPQYGYAPPPSHEEPAKYDFNYAVKDDYSGNDFGHQEARDGYDTQGSYYVLLPDGRLQKVSYNVNGDSGFVAEVTYEGEPQYNPAPSYA; encoded by the exons ATGATCGCTAAG ATTTGTTTGTTGTTGTCCCTTGTGGCTGCCGTTTTTGGTGGCCCCTCCCAGCCCCAGTATGGATACGCCCCTCCTCCATCTCATGAG GAACCAGCcaagtacgacttcaactacgccgtgaaggacgactactcgggcaacgactttggccaccaggaagcccgtgatggctacgacactcagggatcctactacgtgctccttcccgacggtcgcctgcagaaggtgtcctacaacgtcaacggggactcgggtttcgtggctgaggtcacttacgagggagagcctCAGTACAACCCAGCGCCATCTTATGCTTAA